In Chrysemys picta bellii isolate R12L10 chromosome 4, ASM1138683v2, whole genome shotgun sequence, the sequence GTGGCAGTTTTCTGAAATGAATCTTGTTCTCTGCTCAggtttttaatttctctgtgtccctctttattttttctctgtCCCAAATGATACTACAACTGCTCCatatttacaaaaagaacaggagtacttcatagaatcatagaatatcagggttgaaaaggacctcaggaggtcatctagtccaaccccctgctcaaagcaggaccaattcccaactaaatcatcccagccagggctttgtcaagccgggccttaaaaacctccaaagaaggagactccaccacctcccttggtaacccattccagtgcttcaccaccctcctagtgaaaaagtttttcctaatatccaacctagacctcccccactgtaacttgagaccattactccttgtcctgtcatctgccaccactgagaacagccaagctccatcctctttggaaccaaccctcaggtagttgaaagcagctatcaaatccccccctcattcttctcttctgcagactaaacaagcccagttccctcagcctctcctcataagtcatgtgctccagccccctaatcatttttgttgcccactttacttgtggcaccttagagactaacaaatttattgtagcataagcttttgtgggctacggctcacttcatcggatgcatgtagtggatatatatacacagagaacatgaaacaatgggtgttaccatacacattataaggagagtgatcagttaaggtgagctgttgtcagcaggagagaaaaagaactgtttgttgtGGTAATGAAGATGGCCCATTTTCAGCACTTGACAAGGAGATATaaagaactggggtggggggaagataagcatggggaaatagttttactttgtgtaatggcccatccactcccagtctttattcaaacctaatttaatggtgtccaatctacaaattaattctaattcagcagtctcttgttggagtctgtttttgaagttttatctccttgtcaagtgctggaaatgggccatcttcCTTACCacaacaaacagttctttttctctcctgctgacaacagctcaccttaactgatcactctccttattatggtaacacccattgtttcatgttctctgtgtatatatatcttccttctgtattttccactacatgcatccgatgaagtgggctgtagcccacgaaagcttatgctcacctaaatgtgttagtctctaaggtgccacaagtactcctgttctttttgcagatacagactaacacggctgctactctgaatcctccatatttagtatcatctgtgaatttcTACACTGATGGGCCTCATAAAAGACACCTTTGAGTGTGCAACTGTCACTGTAGATCTAACTGCTGAGCTAATTTCCCCTAGGAGCTGTTGAGGACTTATTGCGGGAGTTGGGTATTTTGTAATTACAAATTTACAAATTCTGTCTGGAGTGGATAGAGCAAGGGCAAGGTGCtcatttgtattgtttgttttaaataaatgaactagataagggggcagtgaaggaggcttattctggctcttttctctccaggaagattaaaatatgtaaattgcTCGGCTGCTTCTGAAGTGCTGCTAAATGCGGGGATTGGAGGGCATGGCATGTTTTACACCACTTAAGCCAATGCAGGCTGAGGAGTCGGTGTGGCCTAGTGAATAGAACTCTGGATAATgactcaggagacatggattcTCTTCCTGGCCACGGACCTGCTCTGTTATGATAAGACTTGGGCTAGTCATTTCatgtttggattgtaaactctgtaGGGCAGGGGCTTATTTGCCAAATTACTGTGTGGTCATCAAGAAAAACTTTTCCCAATTGTTTGTTCTCTTATGTTTTGTCCCCAGCAAAACAGAGCAGATatttactgtgtcctggaaaAAGTATTACAGCAGGACACCGGGGGCCTAGAGAGAAGGCTACTGAACAAAATAATAACCCTGGCCTCCAACCACATGAGAGAGACTCAGGTAAGTTAGTTCTCCCGAGATACTGATCAAAGGCTCCAAAGCTTTAACTAATTAAAACTCTCTTTTTGAGGGGGTAAACTatatactgaaacaaaaatatattctccTGTTAGAGGCCCACACCTTCCTCCAGACGAAAGCCCAGGTCCTAGACagcacttgtgcacatgcataggatgggagaactcacatgcgaaagttacacatgtgcttaagtgctttgcaggatcaggacccgaGACACACGAtatcagacacagagacaggccTATGGTTTCTTAATGAGCAAGTCTTTCCCAAAGTCTACTAGGGATTTCATTATTGATCCTGATGTTATGTGGAAGGCGCTGTGATACTATCGCGATAAATGGCAGTATAaagccccaagacagacagaatcTGAGCTATCTCCAAAAGAAGCAGCATTGGATTTAGAATATAGTTTGCCAGCAGGAAAACCCATGGAAAAATCCCTCTCTTGTTCCAAAGGAAGTCAGCCTCCTTTGGGGGACAGTTTATTCCAGGAAAGCTCTCTGAATATCTTGAAGCTGCCCAGTCTGTGTCTCACTACCTCCTCAGGGAAGAGCAGGGAAAAATATCATATGACATCCACCACAAGTAGCTAATAGTAAATAGTCTAACTAAGCAGCTTGCAAGGAACTCAAAGGCTGAAAATTGTTTAGCCAAATGACTCGATGAATATTTATGACTAATGACTCTAGCCACAGAAAGTTGGGAGGCTTCATTCACAACTTATGCACAGAAATAAGGACTTGACTCATATAAACAACCCTGGCTAGTGCAACCGGCTTCAGtcacctcagtctctctctctctctctctctctctctctttttttttttttaggaagcaaCAAATGAACTAAAATTGGCAGTTAGCAACACCTTAGTGACCCTGGCACGCTGCTATTTCCATGAGGTGATGTGCGAGCtgcagtgtcatctgaaaacactGGATGAGTTTATTTTCATTACGTTGGGCAACCTGTCATCAGCCTATGGTATGGTAACTTCCAtcttttgtttcaaagttattgTCTTTCATTTAAGGACAGGGGATTACTCTCTCTACCTAAAAATGTTACAGCTAAACAGAGCTCTGTTTGAGTGTGTGCATgcgggtgtgtgtgggagagacacAAGATTAACTGCTGTTGCTAGTTCTTGGCTTCCAGATCATGAGCTATCCAGACAGAGGTGCAAGCTCTAACTTATGTCCCTGACTGAAGTTCCTTAAGGATCGGATGGGGGAAGGTCAGGTCTAGTggagctcttctccaccccacttcccatcccgcCCCAGTGCTCCCTCCCCTTACTCTGGGAGTGAGTTGGGCATTGGGCACAGCTGTACACTGGTGGAAGATTCCCCTCTTCAGGGTGAATCCCCCACTAGCTTTCAATGGCTGCTTTAAAGCCATTCTGCTCTGCTTACGCAGTGCGAAATGGCCTAGGAGCCCATAGCATCCTGCTCCACGGTGTTTCTAAGTGTGTTGTAAGAAGGCGGAGAGCAGCTGAttatctttcttccttctcttctggcctttctctgcagcacttGAGTGTATCCCTTATGTGGGAATGACCCTGAAGCACATGTTCTCCATGTTGGAGTTAGTCAAGGACAGCAGGCTGAGACAAGCATTTTGTGGTGGTAAGTGCCAGCACTTACTGTAGTGCCCAAAATGGATATTTAGGGGGTCTTGGTACAGATTTAAGTGACTGGCTAAGTTTGCAAACAGGCTCTGAACTGTGCTCCCTGCCCTGGATTGTACCAGGTGCTGCGTTCCTTGGCTGCCGTGGCACTCAGTGAAGTTGAGAGTGCTCCGTACTTTGCAGGAGGCGCTGAGCATTTGTAAATTCAGGCCCTTTATGACTCAtggatataatttaaaataaacagacACAAAGGCTGTGTAGTAAACTTTAGGCCTGGGTGTGTTCACTGATAAAGCAACTTCTCCTCGTTACTAATATGTCCTTTTCACATTGCCTGTCTTCTCTCCTTCCATGcagttctggaaaaatggtcaatGGCAGTCCATGTATATATTACTAACTGGGAAAAGTGCACATTCCCCAGAATGGGTGCATCGCAATTCTGCGATCAAATTATTCCTTTACAATGTCATGTGACCAGCAACTGGCTGACCTGTGAGGATCTGGAGGTGAGAATTGCTGGCTTTCTAAACCTTTAGCAGAAATTGTAATGTTAAATTCTATGTGTCTGTCACTCTTTGTGATGATGGCATTTAATGGTAGGTCCTTTTGGATGGAACAGAGTGTCATGTAAAACATCTAAAACCcatatatttataatgtcaccacatCATGGAAATTCTGTCTGTGCACCGTGTACATGTATTCTAGTGTTATGCACCTAATGTGCAGATGAACATGGGATAGTGGGCTAAATTAATTCCTGATATAAGTCCATTCAGCCCCAGTGGAGTTACAGCAGTTTTGAGTTGGCCGAGAATGCCTACTAATCTGGGGAATATTTCACCTGGTGTAGTTGTGAGGTGCATTAGAATATAATCCTGAAACCAACCCTACGAGTCCCGGTTCTTTACCAGGAAATATTGAGATAGGGCCGTTCCTACAGTGGAACAAGGGAAGTTACACTCATTAGAAGTAGAAAAAGTGTGCCCATTGGATGATATTGAATGAATTCTTAGGAACATAAATTCTGTGTCTCATCTATGCAGCTCAAGCAGGCCATCATCAAAGCCCTTGGTCCCATGATGAGCCTcttgctacacaaagaggagcatCACGATCGGGTATTTGAACTGATCTCATGGGTCCTTGAACAATATAAGGAGGACATTGATGTTTTTCACATCACCAAGGTGAGGTACCACTCATTAAGGtctatgtgtgtgcatgtatgaacTGCACGAGGAATTTGCTGCCAGTGGGGTTTCCTGGTCTAGACAGTGACTTGTTAGATAATAAATATCCACACGAGTTCTGGGTTTATACACATGGTGACCCAGGCAACAAGATTTGTAGGTAAATGCCTCTTATGAAAAGCATCCTCTGTTTCCTGGGGGAGGATGATAAGGAGATAAAAAACAAAtcatctgcccccctccccaacaaaaTACTCCCCCCTTGTGATTTCCCAGTACATCCTGTcaactctgtgtctctcttttaGATCATAAGctgctcagagcagggactgcccTATGTTGTCTCTGGTCAGTACCAAGCCAACTGTCAATGATTGAAAATTAATACTAAGGAGGCTTGAGGGTGATTTCTTTGGATTATGTAACTAGATCGATATAAAAGCATTGCATGTCTATTTCATCTACCGttctatgcagtgctgttgtagccatgttggtcccaagatattagagcgacaaggtgggtgaggtaatctaaTTAAAGATATTGTCTCACTCCCCTCTTCTCTCTATTTCATCTACCCTCAGTACCACATGAGAAGAAGTAAGGGGCCATATTctgtcttcagtggggctacacaGTGGTAAATGAAGTCATGAGACAGCTATAACTACTTGGTAGTGATATTTACTCACCATCTCTGTTGGTTGAAGCTTTCTGGTACAAAGTATGTGGTCACTTTTGGGGCTGAAATACCCATGATTTGGAGGGAACCAACGCATCATGGACTTGTTTGATAGCATCAGGGCACTACACAACTGCTTAAACATAGTAAAATATGTAGATGGCATCAGAGACATTCTGGAAGCTTcaagcagcaaaggagaaaagtgtttagatgcaggaaggaattaggccaggtctacactaaccccctaattcaaactaaggtacgcaacttcagctacatgaataacgtagctgaagttcgaagtaccttagttcgaacttacctcggtccacacgcggcaggcaggctcccccgtcgactctgcggtactcctctcgtctagctggagtaccgcagtccacggcgagcacttccgggttcgacttatcgcgtccagacaagacgcgataagtcgaacccagaagttcgatcgctcgctgccgaactaccgggtaagtgtagacctacccttagattttcaccttttttatcaatcagctggcagaggacataaaaccatcactggtaaagttggcagatgaggtaaaaattggggagtggtaaagaatggagaggacagctcactgattcagagtgacctagatcacttggtaaactgggcgcaaacAGGTGCATTTAAATACGGCTGAATGTAAATGTCTGCATCTAGGCACAAAGAATTTAGGCCATACGTAACATGCTGGGGGATGCggttctgggaagcagtgactctgaaaaagattttgcggGTCATGATGAATATTCAGCTGAACACGAACTcacgctgtggccaaaaaagctaaagctgggatgcataaaaaggggaatctcgagtaggagtacagtggttattttacctctaaatCTGGCACTTGTGTGACTAccgttggaatactgtgtcctgttctaGTGCCCGCAATTCAAAaaggctgttgataaattggagaagatattgacagaagagccacagtgattaaaggattagaaaacatgccttatagtggtaGAATCAAGGAACTAAATCTATTGAGTTTAACAAACAGAAAGTAAaagggtgtgtgatggggtttACCTACCCCGCATTGGTTCAGCAGGGGTTAATCATACATTGTGGGCggaggaggccatgccccctcatctctgctgggcatgcttcagCTGGAACCAGGATATAAAAGAGAGCCGCTCAGCTCAGGCTGAGATGACTGCCGAAGGGAGCAGAGGTGCATTGCAGGCTCCTGCAGAGAGACTGCCAGTGCTCCAGGATTCAGAGGCCAGCCGGACTGTGGCTGCAACCAACCCCCAGCCACCCAGtgccagagatggaggagagaccaCAGAATCCCGGAGACTACCAGCTGCTGAAGAACGGGTGGGAAGTAGCCTAGGTGGATTAAGCACTGATCCAGTTGAGGTACCAGGCTTTGACTCGGCATGTTTGGGAAGGATCCCCTCTGAGTGGAGGCAGATACCCCTGCGGcaagacagggccctgggctgggacctgtggAATAGGTAGGAGCCAGTGGAGAAGGACTGGCCACTAGGCAACACTTCCCTGCCGCAAAAGGTGgttctattgactctggccactaggccgcattGCCCTGCTGCCAAGGGCGGttccattgactctggccactaggccgcactgcCATACCCAGAAGGGTAGCCCTAGTGACTCGCGCTGTTGGGCTGTGGACCCTCACCGAAGGGCTGCTGCACTGATCCCGACCATTAGGCTATACTGCcctaggagccaggactgctgcGGTGACTAGGGAGACTAGGCCAGTTGGGCCGCCCCAGATCTACTTCAATTCCTCCACAACCTGGTACCACCCTGACAGGGTGGACCTATCCTGTGACAGGGTGACTTAATGACAGTCTATAATATCTTACACGAGGGATTCATGttttataatgggctcttcagtttagcagagaaaggtgtaacttgatccaatggctagaaactgaagcgagacacattcagactggaaatacggcgtacatttttaatggtgagataattaaccattagaaccatttaccaagggccgaggtggattctccctcactgacagtttttatatcgagattgggatgtttttctaaaagctctgctctgggaattattctgggcaaggtctatggcctgtgttgtaccggaggtcagactagatgatggcaATAATCCgttccagccttggaatctaggaatcccCTGAAGCTGCTTCAATCACTACATATTGCTCCTGTGTGTGCCACCATCTGACTTTCACCCTCTGTTGCAGAGTCTGAGCCAGCTCTTGAAGgtctcttttgaaaataagatCCCTCTACCTAAAAGGAAGTTTCAAGCCATCTGCAGTGCTCTGCACAACCAGGTGAGGGGTGGTTTTGCTTGGATCCCTTGAGTTTAGGCACAGCAGATCTGAAgcatattaacaataaaaatctatCGAATGATAGTGCAGAGCCTGGGCACCTCCTCATGCCTTACTGATTTCTGCAGGCTCAAGAGTAAGCAGGTAGCGGTCTCATTTTCTTAGCTAATATCCAGCtcagtttgtaaagcaatttcacCATAAGCCAATTATCAGGGGAGTCAGAGTTGTATAGTAAAAACTGTGTCTTGATTAGATCAGCTCTGCTGCTCAAAACCCTTTAGCTTCTCTTATCTAATGTATTGGTCATTGTGTTTGATTCTTGCTGTGCATTCAGTACCATCTACCTGGGGTTCAGATCTCTATTTGGACAAGTAGGAAGTGGAAGCTTAGAAATTAattgaacattttcttttcaattacttctgattagtttttctttgaccatttcccttcttcccacagatcTGTTCTCAAGCTAAGCCGCTCAGCACGGAAAATCACGCTGAGCTGTTGGATTGTGTAGTTCTGCTAGGTAAGGGGAAGAGACTCTGAGTTGCACAGTGGTTTCCTTGTAACTTCCTTTGTCAGGTATGGTAAGAATAAGAGTTCTGTTGTCAGTGAGGACGTGATTTGTTCCCTTGCAGCCCGTTCTTCTCCTGATGATCTGATAGCATTTCTGCACTCGCAGCTGGAGATTGAGAATGAGGCTGTTCGTGTGGCCTCTTTGAATCTGCTCAGTGCCATTGTTGGTGCCGACTGTAAGTAACACAGGAGCAACTGTGCCAGCTGCCCTCTTGGCCGACATGCTGAGGGTTAAGTTGGGGAcatccagagcagggccggctttaggaagtgcggggtctGATTCGTGGgacttgtactcaccgggcggcgctccgagtctttggcagcaggtccttcattcgctccgagtcttcggtggcactttggtggtggctccttcatgtgctgccgaagagccggagggagtgaaggacccgccactgaagtgccgccaaagaccccgagcaccgccgggtgagtaaaaattgaaAAGCCACTGGGCACGGGGCCCTGTTAGGCGTGGagtgcagggccctcttaggcacaggagaatcgggggaatcggcctaaagccggccctgatccagagctaaaagcatgagctactatagattgagctaaagaaccaaggCTTTGTAGGCACGgcagggctgtaacagactcatcgcCTCTGCAAATGGGACACTGAGGCTCTATAACACACAGTCACCAGTGGTTTGGATATCCACTAAGGAACCAAATGCTGCTATAAGTTACCCCCGTATGGCCACCCAGAAATCAACAGGTTCAACTAAGTGCTGAATGTAGCCCAAGGTATTTTTCAACTTCAAATACAGAAGTTAACTTGGGGCTAATGCATGTTAACAATAAtcagatacaaataaaataggacTCCTGACTCGATATTCATCAGTATTATACACTATAGATTCTGAGTtctgttatactggtgtaaacacAGATTAACTTCAGTGACCCCAGTCTATCTAACGCTTTTATAAGATTTCCATCATGGTAGTATGATGGCACTATTTATAGAAGTGGAattactttagatttacactggtgtaattgagaCCAGAGTCTGGTCCTATGTTTTTCCCACTGATTCTGTAGATGAGAGAAGCTCGGTACTATTCTTAAATAGGGCCCTTTGAAATCCAGGATTAATTCCAATGTGGAAAGTAAGTGAGTAGAACAAAGAAGTACTGTACACCTCTCCTTATCTTTCAGTGCCCGAGACAAGAGTTAAAAAGTTTCTGATTGTGAAGGCAGTGAAATCCACTCTCAGTGATCAGAATGCTAAGGTAAGATTGTGTGTGGAgcagtgaaatatttcaatttttttcaatgaTATGGGATGAATGGATATCTGGGTGGAGCTTTCATTCAGATCCAGGGGAGAGACTGCAGACTAGAGAAGGCATGTCATTCTCCTGCCAGTGTTAAATGTAGCCATGTTTATAATCCAAGGAGATAAACTCAAAAGCATAAGGACTCTCATATCCTATCTCCTATTTCAGGCAGAAGGGATAACAAGAACTCTTGTGTGTAATCTCTACCCTTGCAGGTGAGGAAGGCAGTTCTTCATTTCATCAGGAGGCTGCTCAGTTCAGGAAGTGTGGAGAATTGTGCAGCATGGGATATGGTAGCATATGTTTTCCGCGAGTTCAGTGTGTCCACCAGCAAACTGGTAAGGAGAGTTCTTAACACGTAGGACTCGGTCCTACCATTCTTGCATGCTGATTGCTCCCTTTGCCTTCCGTGGGAGTTTTGACTCAAGGACAGCTGGGCTGAATGATTAGAGCCAGAGTCTGatcagttatattggtgtaaagtcaaggtaactccactgactttagtggcgttactctggatttatactagtgtaacagagatcagaatctcacaCTGGATATTTACATCTAACAGAGTTATCTAGGTTGCTCAAACCTCTGATGAGACactgaaaattctgaaaacaccatttttcagtgaaatgttcttgtacaaggaagcacatctttttgttttcaatagacTCTCCAGAGAACATAATGATGCCCAATTCTGTGGGTGTTGAAGCATACATAAACTATCAGCAAAACACCGAGGTTATGCAGGCTGCATCCCAGACTGTCAGGAGCCTGGAAAAGCTTGCTGCATATTTCCCTCACTACATACTCGACCCTACATGTActagtttaaaaatatcttcaatcCGTATTTCTATCCATGGACACAGCCAGGGGCTCCAGACACTTTGTGCTCCATGACTGGATCCATGATATGTATTAACATAAACAGTTCAACTTTACAGTAAGTTGTTGATAGACTCACACTCACTACACACAGAATGACCAAGCTGGTTGGGGCATCAGAACAAACAGAGTGGATCCCCCTGGTTCTGCATATTTATTTCCACTGAGCGGAGACTGAATGTTTTTCCTCAGAGATAAAAAgttgaaacagtttttttttcaaatttaaaaaaatttaacacTGTTGGGGAAACTCTTTTGTGTTCAGTGAATCATTCCCTTCACTTTAGGGTTTTCCTAAGCCTGGGATCTGACCCACCAGTTAGGAGTTTCTATTATTCTCTTTCCTTCAGACGTTTGTGCACTTCCGGTGCAATATAAAAGCAGGCATAGGTCAATGTTCAAGATGGCTTCGTAAGAGGACACTGATTCTATAGCCAGTGTCTTACTACTAGCTAATAAGTTCTATATAGCTATCTCACAGCAGGGTACAATACTTCTCACCCAGGCTATTCAGGAAGAAAGCACTATCCAAACCCTGTGCATTGACATCCTGCAATGTCTGGACACCTCAGTCAGTGGAATGACCCAAGTAAGTGACCTGTTGCTACTGCTTCTTGAAATAGGGACGTTCTTCCTTACGTTCCTTGTACCTCTCCACAAGGAAGCTTTTTGCACAGTCAGCATAATGGAGGAACAGCATGTCAAAttcatgtcagggatggtgtgaCCCCTTCATCAT encodes:
- the LOC135982772 gene encoding maestro heat-like repeat-containing protein family member 2A, producing MDDQDKGKIALRIALIAETELASVVTVLLEKLQQDVQNRADIYCVLEKVLQQDTGGLERRLLNKIITLASNHMRETQEATNELKLAVSNTLVTLARCYFHEVMCELQCHLKTLDEFIFITLGNLSSAYGMLKQAIIKALGPMMSLLLHKEEHHDRVFELISWVLEQYKEDIDVFHITKSLSQLLKVSFENKIPLPKRKFQAICSALHNQICSQAKPLSTENHAELLDCVVLGFLVTSFVRYGKNKSSVVSEDVICSLAARSSPDDLIAFLHSQLEIENEAVRVASLNLLSAIVGADLPETRVKKFLIVKAVKSTLSDQNAKVRKAVLHFIRRLLSSGSVENCAAWDMVAYVFREFSVSTSKLAIQEESTIQTLCIDILQCLDTSVSGMTQVLWPRLLEYVVPAQYTGTLKPLCRCLRELAEKKQQEGEEAACLDYSGRVKLPTPQGLLARLLVVASSPYEREGYGYAALQLLKALHHIIHAAVDEMWVVKIPPLLQYIEVRENSGELKLGFWALTFPSPG